The genomic window CTGCCGAACATACTGCGATCGCGCCAGAAAGTTTATTCATAATTTGTAACAAAAATTTTTGTCTCTTAGCAATATTTCCCTCATCTCAGACAAGAATAGTCTTTTGATCGTACTTCATGTACCCAAAAAAATCTGGAAATCGCAGCGTCTCAGCATCTCAGTATCTTCCCATCTTCCTATCTCTGGGTCTTTACGTTCCCCATCTTGGCACGATCAAACGTAACTTCAGTGATACTATGCCCCTTTTCGCGATAGAGTAAAACGAGATAAGGAGTTGTGACTAATGGGTGAAAAACACAGCCAGGGAAAATTTACCCAGCCTGCTGTTTACCGCATTTTGGATGCCAACTTAGACCGAGCTAGGGAAGGCTTGAGAATAGTCGAGGAGTGGTGTCGTTTCGGTCTGAACAGCACTCAATTAGCCAGTCAGTGTAAAGATATGCGTCAAGAGTTAGCCGCATGGCATAGCTCGGAAATGCGCGCTTGTCGGGATACAGCAGCAGATCCAGGTACGGATCTCACTCACCCCCAAGAAGAACAACGCTCTAGTGTTGAAAATTTGCTTCAGGCTAATTTGTGTCGAGTTGAAGAAGCTTTGCGGGTATTGGAAGAGTACAGCAAGCTATACAATTCCCAAATGAGTGCAGCGATCAAGCAAATGCGTTATCAAGTTTACACCTTAGAAAGTGACTTGCTAGCTTACAAACGTCACCAACAACTATTGCGATCGCACTTATACTTGGTCACTTCACCTGTAGAATCATTGTTTAGCGTCGTGGAAGCCGCCTTACAAGGAGGATTGAGTATCCTTCAGTATCGAGATAAGACGGCTGATGACAG from Merismopedia glauca CCAP 1448/3 includes these protein-coding regions:
- a CDS encoding thiamine phosphate synthase, producing the protein MGEKHSQGKFTQPAVYRILDANLDRAREGLRIVEEWCRFGLNSTQLASQCKDMRQELAAWHSSEMRACRDTAADPGTDLTHPQEEQRSSVENLLQANLCRVEEALRVLEEYSKLYNSQMSAAIKQMRYQVYTLESDLLAYKRHQQLLRSHLYLVTSPVESLFSVVEAALQGGLSILQYRDKTADDSIRLSYAQKLRQMCRHYNALFIVNDRVDLAMAVDADGVHLGQQDIPIGLARQILGPQRIIGRSTTNPEEMQKAIQEGADYIGVGPVHETPTKAGKTAAGLSYVRHAAENCPIPWFAIGGIDMNNLTEVLKSGADRVAVVRAVMEAQQPTLVTQYFLSQLNRIQALRSIEAQASKNHAQPDR